Proteins from a genomic interval of Salmo salar chromosome ssa14, Ssal_v3.1, whole genome shotgun sequence:
- the LOC106570230 gene encoding nuclear transport factor 2, with protein sequence MASKPVWEQIGAGFVQHYYQQFDSDRTKLADLYTDASCLTWEGVGFQGHKAIMEKITSLPFQSIQHSITAQDHQPTPDSCVMSMVMGQLKADTDQVMGFQQTFLLKNVDNKWICTNDMFRLALHNFGA encoded by the exons ATGGCAAGCAAACCGGTGTGGGAGCAGATAGGTGCAGGCTTTGTGCAACATTATTACCAACAGTTTGATTCTGATAGAACCAAACTTGCTGACCTCTAT acTGATGCGTCATGTTTAACATGGGAAGGAGTTGGTTTCCAGGGGCACAAAGCCATTATGGAGAAGATCACT AGTTTACCGTTCCAGTCGATCCAGCACAGCATCACCGCACAGGACCACCAGCCCACACCAGACAGCTGTGTGATGAGCATGGTGATGGGACAGCTCAAG GCTGACACGGACCAGGTGATGGGATTTCAACAAACTTTCCTGCTGAAGAACGTGGACAACAAATGGATCTGCACCAACGACATGTTCAGATTGGCACTACATAACTTTGGCGCATAG